A single window of Triplophysa rosa linkage group LG20, Trosa_1v2, whole genome shotgun sequence DNA harbors:
- the tpcn3 gene encoding two pore segment channel 3, giving the protein MSEQEAIRKTVRHSLSKDEGLINGVKTVSSDVPDEMTENLNLATVYVSDAQYNRNIFFDTSPQAVRLYLLYNHWIMQTLVYVFIITNLALALLEDPAVVPVPIWTTSTVEIICLSAFTVRLVHYAKVIPKDKFWKDPKNICFIIIVTLSFLDLTIYGALKAAGYFGVRWSRVLRPLLLVNVTEGRQLRRAFRSIRNALPQISYVFLLFMFSVLVFSLIALKLFGKRGLLTIDGSSYFTDYLEIVFDLYVLMTTANSPDVMMPAYNYSIFFTIFFILYIVVNTYTFMSFFLAVVYNNYKKYLKEEVRQLVKARRFKMCRAFSVLQESWGEGGEPVVTQAKWNLLVKLVKPNISIAHRELLWSVLDDQKKGHIGKLAFVQSCDLLSIQVITVRSQAHPLLICFPFVYNSSASRFIHHMVRHRMFVYVYDVIILINAVFIGLDEENPVVSNAEWGFLALYMLEIILKLYATEPRLFFARHQFWNWFDTIIVVSALFGTIINSALKHAGGYTSRQILDIVFIFRVLRLVRLVDSIKRFRAIINTLIKIGPTILTFGQLILVVYYIFAMVGMELFKGKIQYFEPNSTRPGQEYCGNPLLKGTTFAKLNYCKNNFNNVVSSFVVLLELTVVNQWHVLTSGFTAVTHVSARIFFVLFHIVVVIIIINIFVAFILEAFLVEYTVDKSDLQTSLEKKIEELGLNVQEDGVDNGLVDAMESCDNELGPNESSKRKPSLMFKIASRRSRTVDGLLQRMFETDLHPEDFDEEEEPNINFSNPVFDSM; this is encoded by the exons ATGTCTGAGCAAGAGGCGATCAGGAAAACGGTGCGTCATTCTTTATCAAAGGATGAAGGTTTAATCAATGGAGTGAAAACTGTTTCCAGCGATGTTCCAGATGAGATGACAGAG AACTTAAACCTGGCCACGGTCTATGTCTCAGATGCCCAATATAACAGGAACATATTTTTTGATACATCACCTCAGGCTGTGAG ACTCTACCTGCTCTACAATCACTGGATCATGCAGACGCTGGTATATGTTTTCATCATAACAAACCTTGCACTAGCTCTGTTGGAAGATCCTGCAGTTGTGCCAGTTCCAATATGG ACAACTTCTACAGTTGAGATAATTTGTCTCTCTGCTTTCACTGTGCGGCTAGTTCACTATGCCAAAGTCATTCCAAAAGATAAATTCTGGAAGGATCCCAAAAATATATGCTTCATAATCATTGTAACG CTCTCTTTTTTAGATTTGACTATATACGGGGCTCTGAAAGCAGCAGGCTACTTTGGCGTCCGATGGTCAAGGGTCTTAAGACCACTTCTGTTAGTCAATGTTACAGAGGGGCGACAA CTCCGCAGGGCATTCAGGAGTATTCGGAATGCACTTCCTCAGATCTCCTATGTTTTCCTCTTATTCATGTTCAGCGTGTTGGTCTTTTCTCTCATAGCTCTAAAGCTGTTTGGGAAAAG GGGCCTTTTGACCATTGATGGGTCTTCATATTTCACAGACTATTTGGAAATTGTTTTCGATCTGTATGTTTTAATGACCACTGCAAATAGCCCTGATGTCAT GATGCCGGCATACAACTACAGTATTTTCTTTACTATTTTCTTCATTCTATATATTGTTGTCAACACCTACACATTCATGTCCTTCTTTCTGGCTGTTGTTTACAATAACTACAAAAAGTACCTGAAG GAGGAGGTGCGGCAGCTGGTGAAGGCCAGAAGATTTAAGATGTGCCGGGCGTTTTCTGTGCTGCAGGAGTCCTGGGGTGAAGGTGGGGAGCCAGTGGTGACCCAGGCCAAATGGAACCTCCTGGTCAAGCTTGTCAAGCCTAATATCAGTATTGCTCACCGGGAACTGCTGTGGAGCGTCTTAGATGATCAGAAGAAAGGACACATAG GAAAGTTAGCTTTCGTCCAGTCTTGTGATCTGTTAAGTATCCAGGTGATCACAGTCAGGTCACAAGCACATCCATTGCTAATCTGTTTCCCCTTTGTGTATAACTCCTCAGCCAGCAGGTTTATCCACCACATGGTTCGTCACAG AATGTTTGTGTATGTCTATGATGTTATTATCCTGATCAATGCTGTGTTTATTGGTCTGGATGAGGAGAATCCTGTGGTGTCAAATGCTGAGTGGGGTTTTCTAGCTCTTTATATGCTGGAGATCATTCTTAAACTCTATGCCACTGAGCCTCGTTTGTTCTTCGCTCGACATCAGTTTTGGAACTG GTTTGACACCATCATTGTTGTGTCTGCACTTTTTGGCACCATCATTAATTCAGCACTCAAACACG cTGGAGGTTACACAAGTCGCCAGATCTTGgacatcgttttcattttcagagTCTTGCGACTTGTACGCTTGGTGGATTCCATAAAGAG ATTCCGTGCCATCATCAACACGCTTATTAAAATTGGACCAACTATACTAACATTTGGACAACTCATATTG GTGGTGTATTATATATTTGCCATGGTTGGCATGGAGTTATTTAAAGGgaaaatacagtattttgagCCTAACTCGACAAGGCCTGGTCAAGAGTACTGCGGGAACCCTCTTCTGAAAGGCACCACCTTTGCAAAACTCAACTACTGCAAAAACAACTTCAACAATGTTGTTTCTTCTTTCGTTGTCCTGCTAGAGCTCACTGTGGTTAATCAGTGGCATG TGTTGACCAGCGGTTTCACGGCAGTCACACATGTTTCAGCCAGAATATTTTTCGTCCTCTTTCATATTGTCGTTGTCATTATCATAATCAA tatttttgttgcttttatCTTGGAGGCCTTCTTGGTGGAGTACACAGTTGACAAAAGTGATCTTCAGACTTCTCTTGAGAAGAAAATTGAGGAGCTGGGACTTAATGTTCAAGA
- the pgap4 gene encoding transmembrane protein 246: protein MPPRWRTCINKPLHWSSPVVQGLFLCVLTFGVILPICCHRLLYSYYFLKTVYLDSLSDAALQESYNRGQEALRFWEGVEFSERDPVAKKPDLLVTVVTARRSEGRDYHYLLQVTHRLMSLLKTCGDKSCAEVIICDVESGPVNEEVLLVEKQFRVVRRSPGEKHKSGEVLSVFEREKRDYVFCLRKGWEAMRPKNIVILEDDALPMADFFPLVKNLLLRKFALSTLYIKLFHPERLQGYWNPEVYRILEWLGLGLFVATILLIILSHYTPLSFTLSPPHLVFMTLYVMAVVELAGRHYLLEFRRLSPQLYAVSPATECCTPAMLFPGNASVRAAEYLDQVVCSQGNAKDMVLWKIARSTPGERAHSVEPNSIKHIGAYSSIRSNPPRPRLI from the coding sequence ATGCCTCCTCGATGGAGAACCTGTATCAACAAGCCCTTACACTGGTCAAGCCCTGTAGTCCAAGGGCTGTTTTTATGCGTTTTAACTTTTGGAGTTATATTGCCTATATGTTGCCATCGTTTACTGTActcatattattttttaaagaccgttTATCTTGATTCCTTGAGCGATGCAGCACTACAGGAGAGCTACAACAGAGGCCAGGAAGCCCTGCGTTTCTGGGAGGGTGTGGAGTTCTCAGAAAGAGACCCGGTTGCTAAGAAACCAGATCTCTTGGTCACTGTTGTGACAGCCAGGAGAAGCGAGGGGAGGGACTATCACTACCTGCTACAGGTGACTCACCGGCTAATGTCTCTCCTTAAAACGTGTGGTGATAAATCATGCGCCGAGGTCATAATCTGTGATGTCGAAAGCGGTCCTGTAAACGAGGAAGTCTTGCTTGTGGAAAAACAGTTCCGGGTTGTTCGACGTTCTCCAGGTGAGAAACACAAGAGCGGAGAAGTGCTCAGCGTCTTCGAGAGGGAGAAAAGAGACTATGTTTTTTGTCTGCGAAAAGGATGGGAGGCTATGAGGCCAAAAAACATTGTTATCCTGGAAGATGATGCTCTGCCAATGGCAGATTTCTTTCCGTTGGTTAAAAACTTGCTCTTAAGGAAGTTTGCCCTCAGCACTTTGTACATAAAGCTCTTCCATCCGGAACGTCTGCAGGGGTATTGGAATCCAGAGGTGTATCGGATTCTGGAATGGCTGGGATTGGGCCTGTTTGTTGCTACAATCCTTCTCATCATATTGTCACACTATACACCTCTGTCTTTTACCCTCTCTCCTCCTCATCTTGTTTTCATGACTCTTTATGTAATGGCTGTGGTTGAGCTGGCAGGGAGACACTACCTTCTGGAGTTTAGGCGCCTCTCGCCCCAGCTGTATGCTGTGTCACCTGCTACTGAATGCTGCACCCCTGCTATGCTCTTTCCAGGCAATGCATCAGTTCGAGCAGCAGAGTACCTGGACCAGGTTGTCTGCTCTCAGGGTAATGCCAAAGATATGGTGCTGTGGAAGATAGCTAGATCGACACCAGGAGAGAGGGCACATAGTGTTGAACCCAATTCCATAAAGCATATTGGAGCTTATTCCTCCATCCGGAGCAACCCACCTCGACCTAGATTGATTTGA
- the LOC130571285 gene encoding myelin and lymphocyte protein-like: MAANTGQMGYLPSGGSIFCTIPDILYLPELLFGGVVWCLIASTYIWSHNPTAYVITVSLFCFVMTFLWMMIFACGSHRNKSSWATADVAYHAFAALLYLSASVLLAYVTILLRALTTFDNGLFLYYKLDIAAVVFSFFTTLLYVIHTIFSAIRWRSF, from the exons ATGGCAGCCAATACGGGACAAATGGGCTACCTGCCGAGCGGAGGTTCTATATTCTGCACCATACCAGACATCCTCTACCTGCCAGAACTT CTCTTTGGAGGTGTGGTATGGTGCCTTATTGCATCTACATATATCTGGAGTCACAACCCCACCGCATATGTGATTACCGTGTCACTTTTCTGTTTTGTCATGACCTTCCTCTGGATGATGATATTTGCCTGTGGGTCACATCGTAACAAAAGCTCTTGGGCAACTGCG GATGTAGCATACCATGCTTTTGCGGCTCTTCTGTATCTCAGTGCTTCTGTTCTTCTAGCTTATGTAACAATTTTACTTCGAGCGTTGACTACATTCGATAATGGCTTATTTCTTTATTACAAGCTGGACATAGCTGCTGTG gtgttttcttttttcaccACTTTGCTCTATGTCATCCATACAATTTTCTCAGCCATCAGATGGAGATCTTTCTAA